The Thermodesulfovibrionia bacterium genome includes a window with the following:
- a CDS encoding phospholipase D-like domain-containing protein has translation MPESSLVDSFSPPNEFSQKKSFIEEILRIPFTENNYIRILENGEEIFQTILNSVSSARKIIFIEFYLFKDDDTGNTLAELLKEKSREGVTVYLLYDHFGSLLTSKDFWSELKKAGIKYHVSHPFKLFSPRRYIYRNHKKLLIVDGEKAFTGGFNIADEYHGFIKKKQKTWRDIGIYLEGPIVHSLSELFMKSWRRWKGIPIEFDSKTEYSMTGIQAIPIFASTGRARRRMRRLLIQSIKNSKNNIYITTAYFLPSRKLFEALEHAAKRGVLITLLLPGKSDIKSVYYASRAYYSKLLSAGVRIYNYQGTVLHAKTAVFDGIWSIVGSTNLDFQSLSRNDESNVGILDKSFSSKMIEVFNNDLQQSTKIIGDTWANRPFHQKILEKVFSFILKQI, from the coding sequence ATGCCTGAATCTTCACTAGTTGACTCTTTCAGTCCCCCAAACGAATTTTCTCAAAAAAAATCTTTCATTGAAGAAATACTCCGCATTCCTTTTACGGAAAACAATTATATCCGTATTCTTGAAAACGGAGAAGAGATTTTTCAGACAATTCTTAACAGTGTATCATCCGCCCGTAAAATTATATTTATTGAATTCTATTTATTCAAAGATGATGACACAGGAAATACCCTTGCGGAACTTTTAAAAGAAAAATCCCGGGAAGGCGTAACTGTCTATTTGCTTTATGACCACTTCGGCTCTTTATTGACTTCAAAGGACTTCTGGTCTGAGCTAAAAAAAGCCGGGATCAAATACCATGTATCCCATCCATTTAAGTTATTTTCTCCCAGAAGATATATTTACCGCAATCATAAAAAACTTCTTATTGTCGATGGGGAAAAGGCTTTTACAGGAGGTTTCAATATCGCAGATGAATATCACGGTTTTATTAAAAAGAAACAAAAAACATGGCGGGATATAGGCATATACCTTGAAGGGCCAATAGTACATTCTCTTTCCGAACTCTTCATGAAAAGTTGGCGAAGATGGAAAGGAATCCCTATTGAATTTGATTCAAAAACTGAATACTCAATGACAGGCATTCAGGCTATACCAATCTTTGCAAGCACAGGCAGGGCACGAAGAAGAATGAGAAGGCTGCTTATCCAAAGCATCAAAAACTCAAAAAATAATATATATATAACAACAGCCTATTTCCTCCCAAGCAGAAAGTTATTTGAAGCACTCGAGCATGCTGCAAAGCGAGGCGTTCTTATTACACTCCTTCTGCCTGGCAAAAGCGATATTAAATCCGTATATTATGCCAGCAGAGCATATTACAGCAAACTCTTAAGCGCAGGTGTCAGAATATATAATTATCAGGGAACAGTTCTTCATGCTAAAACTGCTGTTTTTGACGGCATCTGGAGCATAGTAGGTTCCACCAACCTGGATTTTCAGTCTTTAAGCAGAAATGACGAAAGCAATGTTGGGATCCTGGACAAGAGCTTTAGCAGTAAGATGATCGAAGTTTTCAACAATGACCTGCAGCAGTCCACAAAGATTATAGGAGATACATGGGCAAACCGGCCATTTCATCAAAAGATACTGGAAAAAGTTTTCTCCTTCATATTAAAACAGATTTAA